The following are encoded in a window of Primulina eburnea isolate SZY01 chromosome 4, ASM2296580v1, whole genome shotgun sequence genomic DNA:
- the LOC140830257 gene encoding uncharacterized protein: protein MVDNGERDTGRGCNQIGNLLRPGKTHWSSNSDSLCSMIDIYSSVIIVLENMLNDGASNSIRGKASVALITMKSFDFIFILNLMHKIMGLTYLLFRALQEKSLDILSAMDYVSKTKHLFLTLREEGFDLLLSHVKEVCVKYDIEIPHMEALYKSSTAAIGFQVEELNNRFNDDAVDLSALILSVSTATTERAFSVMKLVETTLRNKMEA, encoded by the exons ATGGTAGATAATGGTGAACGTGATACAGGTAGAGGATGTAATCAAATTGGAAATTTACTACGACCTGGAAAGACTCATTGGAGTTCTAATTCCGACTCACTTTGTAGCATGATTGATATTTATAGCTCTGTGATTATCGTGTTAGAAAATATGTTGAATGATGGAGCTTCTAATTCCATTCGTGGTAAAGCTAGTGTTGCATTGATTACGATGAAGTCTTTTgatttcatattcatattaaacTTGATGCATAAGATAATGGGGTTAACATATCTGCTTTTTCGAGCATTGCAAGAGAAATCTCTAGATATTTTAAGTGCAATGGATTATGTTTCAAAGACTAAACATTTGTTTCTTACTTTAAGAGAAGAAGGATTTGATCTCTTACTTAGTCATGTGAAAGAAGTTTGTGTCAAGTATGACATTGAGATACCTCACATGGAAGCTCTTTATAAATCTAGTACAG CTGCAATAGGATTTCAAGTTGAAGAGCTTAATAATAGATTCAATGATGATGCA GTTGATTTGTCTGCTTTAATTCTCTCCGTTTCAACAGCAACAACGGAACGAGCATTTTCAGTAATGAAACTTGTTGAAACAACTCTTCGTAACAAGATGGAAGCATAG